A genome region from Trichosurus vulpecula isolate mTriVul1 chromosome 5, mTriVul1.pri, whole genome shotgun sequence includes the following:
- the LOC118850235 gene encoding calmodulin-1-like, with protein MADRLTEEQIAEFKEVFSLFDKDGDVTITTKKLGTVMKSLGQNPTEAELQDMINEVDADGNGTIDFPEFLTMMARKMKDTESEEEIREASRVFDKDGNGYISAAELRQVMTNLGEKLTDEEADEMIREADIDGDGQVNYEEFVQMMTAKSRHCTKCVKFLVQNCLFAFSSFVTYL; from the coding sequence ATGGCTGATCGGCTCACAGAAGAGCAGATTGCAGAATTCAAAGAAGTCTTTTCACTATTTGACAAGGATGGAGATGTTACTATAACAACAAAGAAATTGGGAACTGTAATGAAGTCACTTGGGCAGAACCCCACAGAAGCTGAATTACAGGATATGATTAACGAAGTAGATGCTGATGGTAATGGCACAATTGACTTTCCAGAATTTCTGACTATGAtggcaagaaaaatgaaagacacagaaagtgaggaagaaattagagaagCATCCCGTGTGTTTGACAAGGATGGCAATGGTTATATTAGTGCAGCAGAACTTCGCCAAGTGATGACAAATCTTGGAGAGAAGTTAACAGATGAAGAGGCTGATGAAATGATCAGGGAAGCAGATATTGATGGTGATGGTCAAGTAAACTATGAAGAGTTTGTACAAATGATGACAGCAAAGTCAAGACATTGTACAAAATGTGTTAAATTTCTTGTACAAAATTGTTTATTTGCCTTTTCTTCGTTTGTAACTTATCTGTAA